A single region of the Schizosaccharomyces osmophilus chromosome 3, complete sequence genome encodes:
- the rpl15 gene encoding 60S ribosomal protein L15, translating to MGAYKYLEELSKKKQSDVNLFLSRVRAWEYRQMNVVHRASRPSRPDKARRLGYKAKQGYVVYRIRVRRGGRKRPIPKGQVYGKPVHQGVNHLKYQRSLRCTAEERVGRRCANLRVLNSYWVNQDATYKFYEVICVDPSHKAVRRDPRINWICNAVHKHREARGLTSIGKKSRGIAKGHRFNNSPQYATWLRHNTLSLRRYR from the coding sequence ATGGGTGCCTACAAGTACTTGGAAGAGCTTTCTAAGAAGAAGCAGTCTGATGTGAACTTGTTCTTGTCTCGTGTTCGCGCTTGGGAATACCGTCAAATGAACGTTGTTCACCGCGCTAGCCGCCCTTCTCGTCCTGACAAGGCTCGTCGTTTGGGTTACAAGGCCAAGCAAGGCTACGTTGTCTACCGCATCCGTGTTCGTCGCGGTGGCCGTAAGCGCCCTATTCCTAAGGGTCAAGTCTACGGTAAGCCCGTCCACCAGGGTGTTAACCACCTCAAGTACCAACGCTCTCTCCGCTGCACTGCTGAAGAGCGTGTCGGCCGTCGTTGCGCTAACTTGCGTGTCCTCAACTCTTACTGGGTTAACCAAGACGCTACCTACAAGTTCTACGAAGTTATCTGCGTCGACCCCTCTCACAAGGCCGTCCGCCGTGATCCTCGCATTAACTGGATCTGCAACGCTGTTCACAAGCACCGTGAGGCTCGTGGTCTTACCTCTATTGGTAAGAAGTCTCGTGGTATCGCCAAGGGTCACCGTTTCAACAACTCTCCCCAATATGCCACCTGGCTCCGTCACAACACCTTGTCTCTTCGCAGATACCGTTAG
- the rpt3 gene encoding 19S proteasome base subcomplex ATPase subunit Rpt3 → MNVTEETELYNRWKALQRQLELLDLQEGFVKEDCKSLKRELIRAQEEVKRIQSVPLVIGQFLEAIDQNTAIVGSTTGSNYVVRILSTLDRELLKPSASVALQRHSNALVDILPPEADSSISMLRPEERPDVTYNDVGGLDIQKQEVREAIELPLTQGDLYRQIGIDPPRGVLLYGPPGTGKTMLVKAVANSVNANFIRVVGSEFVQKYLGEGPRMVRDVFRMARENAPAVIFIDEIDAIATKRFDAQTGADREVQRILIELLTQMDGFDQGANVKVMMATNRADTLDPALLRPGRLDRKIEFPAYRDRRQRRLVFQTITAKMSLSPEVDLDTFIMRPDASSGAQISAIMQDAGLLAVRKSRGIILQSDIEEAYARAVKPTDMEQFAFYK, encoded by the coding sequence ATGAATGTAACTGAAGAAACAGAGCTTTATAATCGCTGGAAAGCGTTACAAAGACAGCTGGAATTATTGGATTTACAGGAAGGATTCGTCAAAGAAGACTGCAAGTCGTTAAAGCGTGAATTAATACGTGCTCAAGAAGAAGTTAAGCGGATTCAGTCAGTGCCTCTAGTGATTGGCCAATTCTTGGAAGCTATAGATCAAAACACAGCCATTGTTGGAAGCACCACCGGCTCTAATTATGTAGTTCGGATATTAAGTACTCTTGATCGAGAGTTACTAAAACCTTCTGCCAGTGTAGCTCTTCAACGTCACTCAAATGCCCTGGTCGACATTTTACCTCCTGAGGCCGACTCTTCTATCTCAATGCTCCGTCCAGAAGAGCGCCCTGATGTCACATACAATGATGTTGGTGGTTTagatattcaaaaacaagaagttCGTGAAGCAATCGAATTACCCTTAACGCAGGGTGATCTCTATCGTCAAATTGGTATCGATCCTCCTCGTGGTGTTTTACTTTACGGACCCCCTGGTACTGGTAAAACCATGTTGGTAAAGGCCGTCGCCAACTCTGTAAACGCCAATTTCATTCGAGTTGTTGGTTCCGagtttgttcaaaaatacTTGGGTGAAGGCCCTCGTATGGTGCGTGATGTTTTCCGTATGGCACGAGAAAATGCACCTGCcgttatttttattgatgaGATTGATGCTATTGCTACGAAACGTTTCGATGCTCAAACCGGTGCCGACCGTGAAGTGCAACGTATTTTAATCGAATTGTTAACTCAAATGGATGGTTTTGACCAAGGCGCTAATGTTAAGGTCATGATGGCCACCAATCGTGCTGACACACTAGATCCTGCCCTCCTTCGTCCTGGCCGTCTAGACCgtaaaattgaatttcCCGCTTACCGTGATCGTCGTCAACGCCGTCTTGTCTTTCAAACAATCACTGCTAAGATGTCTCTTTCCCCTGAGGTGGATTTGGATACCTTTATTATGCGTCCAGATGCCTCTAGCGGTGCTCAAATTTCTGCTATTATGCAGGATGCCGGATTGTTGGCTGTCCGTAAAAGCCGTGGTATAATTCTTCAAAGCGATATAGAAGAGGCCTATGCACGTGCTGTTAAGCCTACTGACATGGAACAATTTGCTTTCTACAAGTAA
- the rps20 gene encoding 40S ribosomal protein S20 yields MSQVAKDQKEQQLTSAVHRIRITLTSRHVRNLEKVCSDLVNRAKDKQLRVKGPVRLPTKILKITTRKTPNGEGSKTWETYEMRIHKRLIDLHSPSEIVKQITSIHIEPGVEVEVTIAQ; encoded by the coding sequence ATGAGTCAAGTCGCCAAAGATCAAAAGGAACAACAGCTCACCTCTGCCGTTCACCGCATTCGCATTACCCTTACTTCTCGTCACGTCCGTAACTTGGAGAAGGTTTGCTCTGACTTGGTCAACCGTGCCAAGGACAAGCAATTGCGTGTTAAGGGTCCCGTTCGTCTTCCCACCAAGATCTTGAAGATCACCACCCGTAAGACCCCTAACGGTGAGGGTTCCAAGACCTGGGAAACCTATGAGATGCGTATCCACAAGCGTCTCATCGACCTTCACTCTCCTTCTGAGATTGTTAAGCAAATTACCTCCATCCACATCGAGCCCGGTGTTGAGGTTGAGGTTACCATTGCCCAGTAA
- the rps2 gene encoding 40S ribosomal protein S2, whose protein sequence is MAETQARGFGRGGRGGRGRGRGRRGAKRDEEKEWMPVTKLGRLVKAGKIKSIEEIYLYSLPIKEYQIVDFFLPKLQDEVMKVCPVQKQTRAGQRTRFKAFVVIGDSDGHVGLGIKCAKEVATAIRGAIIMGKLSIMPVRRGYWGTALGDPHTVPIKVSGKCGSVTVRLVPAPRGAGLVAAPVTKRFLQLAGIHDCYTQSRGSTKTLGNFVKAAFAAASVTYGILTPNLWAERPFGQTPIEEYADILMQTEKKY, encoded by the coding sequence atggcAGAAACCCAAGCCAGAGGATTTGGAAGAGGTGGTCGTGGTGGCCGCGGCCGTGGCCGTGGCCGTCGTGGCGCCAAGCgtgatgaagaaaaggaatggaTGCCCGTCACCAAGTTGGGCCGTTTGGTGAAGGCCGGTAAGATCAAATCTATTGAAGAGATCTACTTGTACTCCCTCCCCATCAAGGAGTACCAAATTGTTGACTTCTTCTTGCCTAAGTTGCAAGACGAGGTTATGAAGGTTTGCCCCGTCCAGAAGCAAACTCGTGCCGGTCAACGTACTCGTTTCAAGGCTTTCGTTGTTATTGGTGACAGCGATGGTCACGTTGGTTTGGGTATCAAGTGTGCTAAGGAAGTTGCTACCGCCATCCGTGGTGCCATCATCATGGGTAAGCTCTCCATCATGCCCGTTCGTCGTGGCTATTGGGGTACTGCTTTGGGTGACCCTCACACTGTCCCTATCAAGGTCTCCGGTAAGTGCGGTTCCGTTACTGTCCGTCTTGTCCCTGCTCCTCGTGGTGCTGGTCTCGTTGCCGCCCCTGTTACCAAGCGTTTCCTCCAACTCGCTGGTATCCACGACTGCTACACCCAATCTCGTGGTTCCACCAAGACTTTGGGTAACTTCGTCAAGGCTGCTTTCGCTGCTGCTTCCGTTACCTACGGTATCCTTACTCCTAACTTGTGGGCTGAGCGTCCTTTCGGTCAAACCCCCATTGAGGAGTATGCCGATATCTTGATGCAAACTGAGAAGAAGTACTAA
- the ret3 gene encoding coatomer zeta subunit, producing MNLSLYAVNAFLILDSTGKRIFAKYYSPPHSKEGEGSIFQSVKEEKTFEKGLFEKTWKTQNDILSYDGKLVVMLTVMDVAFYIVGGMEENEIMLYECLRSIRDALELIYKYIPDKRTILDNYDQLVIVVDETIDDGIILESEPSIIASRVTKGPVSEAQAIVSDFKEMGFMSGLQKARDKFAETILKGSF from the coding sequence ATGAATTTATCTCTATACGCTGTTAATGCGTTTCTGATTTTGGACAGTACGGGCAAACGAATCTTCGCCAAATACTACAGTCCTCCTCACAGCAAGGAAGGAGAAGGCTCTATATTTCAGTCAgtcaaagaagaaaagacgTTCGAGAAGGgattatttgaaaaaacatGGAAAACACAGAATGATATTTTAAGTTATGATGGCAAGCTTGTCGTAATGCTGACTGTGATGGACGTGGCATTTTACATTGTAGGtggaatggaagaaaacgagATTATGCTATACGAATGTTTACGGTCTATTCGTGATGCTTTAGAACTTATTTACAAATATATCCCTGATAAGAGAACGATCCTTGACAATTATGACCAACTCGTGATCGTTGTCGACGAAACAATTGATGATGGTATTATTTTAGAATCCGAGCCTTCTATTATTGCTTCCCGTGTCACCAAGGGCCCTGTTTCTGAGGCACAAGCCATTGTTTCTGACTTTAAAGAGATGGGATTTATGAGTGGATTGCAGAAAGCTCGCGACAAGTTTGCCGAGACCATTTTGAAGGGTTCATTTTAA
- a CDS encoding mitochondrial tyrosine-tRNA ligase, with the protein MSRILACWKQLTARSLVSNSSPFQSGWKVQGAYSGVDPTAGSLHVGNLVALMPLIHLYLHGIPVYSLIGDATVQLGDPSGRTTDRHQLDQDVRNRNKENIEKQIFCLSKKVSTYAEDCGYKPEGAHASSRTWSIVHNLDWYKNMNLLTFLNEVGRHVRVGQMLARDSVTSRLQSSTGISFSELTYQLLQAYDFLHLYKDHGVNLQIGGSDQWGNITAGTDLIRRFYPKTMLKSPVYALTTPLLTTASGQKFGKSAGNAIWLDPSLTDSYSLYQSFISLPDDIASNYLDMLTLLSSEDLERIKSKHFQNPSSRLIQHSLAFNIVHMVHGKNNAKLAQLQTELLHGSQLAPFGFFVAEKNTALPSIDELKNIFKTSNCYYKVDSSMGPIPFSRLLRELGIYTSRKEASEHIRSGAISIAHETVLDPNVSLTHNNLAVLRIGGRRALILDFT; encoded by the exons ATGTCGCGCATTTTAGCATGTTGGAAACAATTGACAGCGCGTTCTTTGGTTTCTAATTCTTCACC ATTTCAGTCTGGCTGGAAAGTACAAGGCGCGTACAGTGGAGTAGATCCTACTGCTGGTTCACTTCATGTAGGAAATTTAGTAGCTTTAATGCCTTTGATACATTTGTATCTGCATGGTATTCCCGTCTACAGCCTAATTGGCGATGCAACCGTTCAGCTAGGAGATCCCTCTGGAAGAACCACAGATCGACACCAACTGGATCAGGATGTTAGAAATcgaaacaaagaaaacattgaaaagcAGATTTTTTGCTTATCGAAGAAAGTCTCAACTTACGCTGAGGACTGTGGATATAAACCTGAAGGTGCACATGCTTCTTCTCGTACTTGGAGCATTGTACACAATTTGGATTGGTACAAAAATATGAATCTACTGACTTTTCTTAATGAAGTAGGCCGGCATGTACGCGTTGGTCAAATGCTCGCTCGGGACAGTGTAACCTCTCGTTTACAAAGTTCCACTGGTATATCATTCTCAGAGCTTACTTATCAACTGTTGCAAGCATACGactttcttcatctttataAAGATCATGGAGTAAATCTACAAATAGGCGGCAGTGATCAATGGGGAAACATCACAGCTGGTACAGACCTCATCCGTCGATTCTAtccaaaaacaatgttAAAATCCCCGGTATATGCTCTTACCACTCCATTATTGACGACTGCAAGTGGTCAAAAGTTTGGCAAATCCGCAGGAAATGCTATATGGTTGGATCCATCCTTGACCGACTCCTATAGTCTTTATCAG TCTTTTATTTCCCTACCTGATGATATCGCCTCCAATTATTTGGATATGTTGACTCTACTTTCCAGCGAAGATTTAGAACGCATAAAATCAAAGCACTTTCAGAATCCTTCCTCTCGTTTAATTCAGCATTCCCTTGCATTTAACATTGTTCATATGGTACACggaaaaaacaatgctAAACTTGCACAACTGCAAACAGAACTTTTGCACGGTTCTCAGCTCGCACcctttggcttttttgttgctGAAAAAAATACTGCATTGCCATCAATTGATGAATTAAAGAATATATTTAAAACATCTAATTGTTATTACAAGGTTGATTCATCCATGGGTCCTATACCTTTCTCTAGACTACTTCGTGAGCTGGGTATTTATacttcaagaaaagaagcctCTGAACATATTCGATCAGGTGCAATTTCCATTGCACATGAAACAGTACTTGATCCTAACGTCAGCCTCACACATAACAACCTCGCAGTTCTTCGAATCGGAGGACGCCGTGCCTTAATCTTGGACTTTACATAA
- the sac3 gene encoding TREX2 complex subunit Sac3 — translation MEKPDESGFNQLKGSFTREETRRSFSHSQKESNKDVSPVEDDESATAEDVDAQETRQKRFTSSLQGNRFEELRRLRDKEREDAIQKGLIDDPSKPRQLDEAVTFIGTCQDMCPEYEREQREYQNNLERWEINPETGRVDKNLAVKAFHRPAAGNEQALPSDVRPPPVLKKSLDYLIDKIVCGLYPLDSTHFFVRDRTRSIRQDFTLQNNRGLEAVACHERIARYHILCLHQLCEKKNFSSQQEVEQLRKVLQSLCEFYDDLRKEGKSSPNEAEFRSYSIITHLRDQDVVRQSQNLPIDIFNDPRVQLSLRLSALAQKNNERVGHLLPLNTEATPNLYTRFFKLVKSPSVTYLMACLLESHFTSIRKGAIKAMRKAYMSVHAKFPCVDLQRILRFDTIGNVFDFCEYYALEVFEENGEPVVNLNKVGYFDDSKPDSMQRFSHALVESKLNNRSFAAIINGDTAPIGETKSPVSKEIRPKFPVSKPTFNVENPSVAGEKGSNSVLSRGKLNIHAPTFTPSFSFSVPKTPLNAELFRSSDESLPSGAEKALKPLPPPSIKKPTPLERKPVFSSNDVNLIFRSIVERTLTPLCGRICKEVYDEFISETSQTIYMSMVKDLIRLSSLEALTVETHNSTIKARAFSRIKLKAQHCWLEKRKREIQRLKEQQQQEHYKAVLGTLLGSSCLNSRSAHGTRVFSGDYNIKNELASEQIRQEHDRIQKFWKEEDIDSFFNLLSKHDLSSPWHLLIFSASNKPSIYRWFRSKLGLKCSSNPSVWSLTRRILNREYTLLMPDTILDLTTQRMCYGACVYDMGLVEDSVCNSSLICSGNGRNPEKYKLTDPLRDNLFSFLRVVSDRTTTKFPLLLVMWTKSNYTLKDYVERLRFMDIITSSWSAVSSIHVLTIRAVEDATLGESLKLLSSNVTSEHSPSFQVEQVSQNNRKREAEIRVNSMRKKRPLRRTIPSFEEEITGNHDDMSYVLSNAKDETDELTLLREKIKKAQEVLNKVQTTK, via the exons ATGGAAAAACCAGATGAAAGTGGATTCAATCAATTGAAGGGATCGTTTACGCGTGAGGAAACAAGGAGGAGTTTTTCTCATTCTCAGAAAGAGTCGAACAAGGATGTGTCGCCTGTAGAGGATGATGAAAGTGCGACAGCAGAGGATGTGGATGCACAGGAGACACGCCAAAAGAGGTTTACGTCCTCCCTACAAGGGAATCGGTTTGAAGAATTGCGACGTTTGCGTGATAAGGAGCGTGAAGATGCTATCCAGAAGGGATTAATTGACGACCCTTCCAAACCAAGGCAACTGGATGAAGCGGTGACCTTTATAGGTACCTGCCAAGACATGTGTCCTGAATATGAGCGTGAACAGCGTGAAtatcaaaacaatttaGAACGATGGGAAATAAATCCCGAAACTGGCCGTGTCGACAAAAACCTGGCAGTCAAAGCTTTTCATCGTCCTGCTGCAGGAAACGAACAGGCGCTTCCTTCTGATGTCCGTCCTCCTCCCGTTTTAAAG AAATCACTTGATTACTTAATTGACAAAATCGTCTGCGGACTTTATCCTTTGGACTCGACCCACTTTTTCGTGCGTGACCGAACACGCTCTATTCGCCAAGACTTTACCTTACAAAACAACCGAGGGTTAGAAGCCGTGGCTTGCCATGAACGGATTGCCAGGTATCatattctttgtttacatcaATTGtgcgaaaagaaaaattttagTTCACAACAAGAAGTGGAGCAGCTTCGAAAGG TTTTGCAATCCTTATGTGAATTTTATGACGACCTTCGAAAAGAAGGTAAATCCAGTCCTAATGAAGCTGAGTTTCGATCTTATTCCATCATTACGCATCTTCGTGATCAAGATGTTGTTCGACAGTCTCAAAATTTGCCTATCGATATCTTCAATGATCCCCGTGTACAGTTGTCCTTACGACTGTCAGCCCTTGctcaaaaaaacaatgagCGGGTTGGTCACTTACTTCCCTTAAATACGGAAGCTACTCCGAATTTGTATACtagattttttaaacttGTCAAATCTCCCTCTGTGACGTACTTGATGGCATGCTTGTTAGAATCCCACTTTACATCTATTCGAAAAGGTGCCATCAAGGCCATGCGCAAAGCCTATATGTCAGTTCATGCGAAATTCCCTTGTGTTGATTTGCAGCGAATACTCCGGTTTGACACTATAGGTAATGTTTTCGACTTTTGCGAATATTATGCTTTGGaggtttttgaagaaaacggAGAACCAGTTGTAAACTTAAACAAGGTTGGTTATTTCGATGACTCAAAGCCTGATTCAATGCAACGCTTTTCCCACGCATTGGTTGAATCTAAATTAAACAATCGCTCTTTTGCTGCTATAATAAATGGAGATACTGCCCCGATAGGGGAGACGAAATCTCCCGTTTCGAAGGAAATAAGGCCGAAATTTCCTGTTAGTAAGCCAACGTTTAATGTTGAAAATCCGTCTGTTGCCGGGGAAAAAGGCAGTAACTCAGTTTTGTCTAGAGGGAAACTTAACATACATGCACCCACTTTCACCCccagcttttctttttctgtcCCCAAAACACCTTTGAATGCTGAACTTTTTAGGTCCAGTGATGAGTCATTACCTTCCGGTGCAGAAAAAGCGCTGAAGCCCTTACCGCCTCCAAGCATAAAAAAGCCTACTCCTCTTGAAAGAAAACCGgtgttttcttcaaatgaTGTAAATTTGATATTTCGATCCATAGTGGAGCGTACGTTGACTCCGTTATGTGGCCGGATATGCAAAGAAGTTTACGATGAATTTATAAGCGAAACCTCCCAAACAATTTATATGTCAATGGTAAAGGATTTAATACGCCTCTCCAGTTTAGAGGCTCTCACTGTTGAAACCCACAACAGCACCATAAAAGCAAGGGCATTTAGTCGTATAAAACTGAAAGCTCAACATTGCTGGCttgaaaaacgaaaacgcGAAATTCAACGACTAAAAGAACAACAGCAGCAAGAGCACTATAAAGCTGTTTTGGGTACTTTACTTGGAAGCTCATGTCTGAATAGTCGTAGCGCACATGGTACGCGTGTTTTCAGTGGAGActataatataaaaaatgaattagcATCTGAACAGATTAGACAGGAACATGATCGGATACAgaaattttggaaggaagaagacatagattctttctttaactTGTTAAGCAAACACGATTTAAGCTCGCCGTGGCATCTATTGATTTTTAGCGCATCGAATAAGCCATCTATTTATCGCTGGTTCAGGTCGAAACTAGGTCTCAAGTGTTCATCTAATCCTTCTGTTTGGAGCTTAACTCGCAGAATTTTGAACAGGGAGTATACCTTACTAATGCCGGATACTATACTGGATTTGACTACGCAGCGGATGTGTTACGGAGCCTGCGTTTATGACATGGGTTTGGTTGAGGATAGTGTTTGCAACTCTTCATTGATATGTAGTGGTAACGGTCGGAATCCGGAAAAGTATAAATTGACAGATCCTTTAAGAGATaatcttttctcttttttacgAGTTGTTTCTGATCGCACAACGACGAAGTTTCCTCTTTTGCTAGTCATGTGGacaaaaagtaattatACCCTAAAAGACTATGTCGAACGATTAAGATTCATGGACATCATTACCTCTTCATGGTCGGCAGTCAGCAGCATTCACGTGTTAACCATAAGGGCTGTTGAAGACGCCACTTTGGGTGAAAGCCTCAAGTTGCTGTCATCCAACGTTACTTCTGAACATTCACCTTCATTTCAAGTCGAGCAAGTTTCTCAAAATAATAGAAAGAGAGAAGCTGAGATTAGAGTAAACAGTATGCGCAAAAAGCGGCCGCTTAGAAGAACAATACCTTCGTTTGAGGAGGAGATTACGGGCAATCACGATGATATGTCTTATGTACTATCCAATGCAAAAGACGAGACGGATGAATTAACGTTACTGCGtgagaaaataaaaaaggcGCAAGAAGTTTTAAACAAGGTGcaaacaacaaaatga
- the bxi1 gene encoding BAX inhibitor family protein Bxi1 — protein MSKSYQSVPQEEPIESNVGPAQAPPSYTEVGETNPAATPAVEEVFKDTRPVAECGRTIRMAFLRKVYAILSAQLFVTSLFGGIFYLEPTLSLWVKNHPWFLLVNFFVSLGVLFGLILKPYSYPRNYILLFTFTALEGLTLGTAISFFSARIILEAVFITLGIFVALTAFTFQSKYDFSRLGGFLYISLWTLVLSPLVFMFMPSMPLAELAFAGFGTLVFCGYILYDTHNILHRYSPEEFIMSSLMLYLDFINLFVRVLQIVGMLQDDDR, from the coding sequence ATGAGCAAGAGTTATCAGAGCGTTCCTCAAGAGGAACCCATAGAAAGTAATGTGGGACCTGCCCAAGCTCCTCCTTCCTACACAGAAGTCGGAGAAACAAATCCTGCTGCAACTCCTGCTGTGGAGGAGGTATTCAAGGATACAAGGCCGGTGGCCGAATGTGGCCGAACCATTCGAATGGCCTTTTTGAGAAAAGTTTATGCAATTCTGAGTGCTCAGCTTTTTGTCACCTCGTTATTTGGCggcattttttatttggaaCCGACATTGTCCCTTTGGGTGAAAAACCACCCATGGTTTTTACTTGTCAATTTCTTTGTGTCTCTGGGCGTCCTCTTCGGCCTTATTTTGAAGCCGTATTCGTACCCTAGAAACTACATTCTCCTTTTTACATTCACGGCTTTGGAAGGTCTTACCCTAGGCACTGccatttccttcttctcaGCTCGCATTATCTTGGAAGCCGTGTTTATTACCCTCGGAATCTTTGTGGCTCTTACCGCTTTTACTTTCCAATCCAAGTATGACTTCAGTCGTCTTGGAGGCTTTCTCTACATTTCGTTATGGACGCTTGTTTTATCCCCCTTGgtttttatgtttatgcCATCCATGCCCTTGGCTGAACTGGCTTTTGCTGGCTTTGGCACACTTGTCTTTTGCGGTTACATCTTGTACGACACTCATAATATCCTTCATCGCTATTCTCCCGAAGAATTCATCATGTCCAGTTTGATGTTGTACCTTGACTTTATCAACTTGTTTGTTCGTGTTCTGCAGATCGTCGGAATGCTTCAAGATGATGATCgctaa